The following proteins are encoded in a genomic region of Nicoliella spurrieriana:
- the plsY gene encoding glycerol-3-phosphate 1-O-acyltransferase PlsY, with the protein MKIAALLIIAYLLGSIPSGILIGEKFFNVDIRKHGSGNIGTTNTFRVLGPIAGTVVLFMDIAKGALSAALPLIFQVNFGSIHLTELIFGLCAVAGHTFSIFDRFKGGKAVATSAGMLLTYNPILFILATAVLLLVLYLSSMVSLASLCTFIFVSIVSLLIKDYLLATIAIILTLFVFYRHRKNIQRIRAGDERLVHFGINYNRNHH; encoded by the coding sequence TTGAAAATTGCAGCATTGTTAATCATAGCATACTTACTGGGGTCGATTCCGAGTGGAATTTTGATTGGTGAAAAATTCTTTAACGTCGATATTCGTAAACATGGTTCTGGCAACATTGGGACCACCAACACATTCAGAGTTTTAGGCCCCATCGCCGGAACGGTCGTTTTATTCATGGACATCGCTAAGGGGGCGTTATCAGCAGCACTCCCACTTATTTTTCAAGTTAATTTTGGGTCCATTCATCTGACTGAATTAATTTTTGGACTCTGTGCGGTGGCTGGACATACCTTTTCCATTTTTGACAGATTCAAGGGCGGTAAAGCAGTTGCCACTAGCGCGGGGATGCTATTAACCTATAATCCAATTCTCTTTATATTAGCAACGGCCGTTTTGCTTCTGGTCCTTTACTTGAGCAGTATGGTTAGTCTAGCTAGTCTTTGTACCTTTATATTTGTTTCGATTGTTTCACTACTCATTAAGGATTACTTGCTAGCCACTATCGCTATTATCTTAACGCTATTTGTATTTTACCGCCATCGTAAAAACATTCAACGAATTAGAGCTGGTGATGAGCGTCTAGTCCACTTTGGCATTAATTATAATCGTAATCATCACTAA
- the msrB gene encoding peptide-methionine (R)-S-oxide reductase MsrB produces MSDYDKSKLTKEQYDVTQNAGTEAPFTGKYDDFFEDGLYVDVVSGQPLFTSKDKYDSGCGWPAFTKPVDDKNINSNLDTSYGMVRNEVRSKDANSHLGHVFPDGPKDRGGLRYCINSAALKFIPVDKLQEAGYGDYLKFFK; encoded by the coding sequence ATGAGCGATTACGATAAGAGCAAGTTAACGAAAGAACAATACGATGTTACCCAAAATGCTGGAACTGAGGCTCCGTTCACTGGAAAGTACGATGATTTCTTTGAGGACGGTTTATACGTAGATGTGGTTAGTGGACAACCACTATTCACCTCTAAGGATAAGTATGATTCTGGTTGTGGCTGGCCTGCTTTTACTAAACCAGTTGATGACAAAAACATCAATTCTAACTTAGATACTTCATATGGGATGGTCAGAAATGAGGTCCGTAGTAAGGATGCTAATTCACACTTAGGACATGTTTTCCCAGATGGACCAAAGGACCGTGGGGGATTAAGATATTGTATTAATTCCGCAGCTTTAAAGTTCATCCCCGTTGACAAACTACAAGAAGCAGGGTACGGGGACTATCTTAAGTTCTTTAAGTAA
- the parE gene encoding DNA topoisomerase IV subunit B — translation MAKSKQEYDDSSIQVLEGLEAVRKRPGMYIGSTNGSGLHHLVYEIVDNAVDEALAGYGDEINVTIHKDNSLTVVDHGRGMPVGTHVSGKPTPEVILTVLHAGGKFSENGGYKTSGGLHGVGSSVVNALSTNLTVTIVRDGRKYQEKFENGGKPIGTLNDLGKTSEHSGTTVTFKPDPAIFTTTVFNYDILKERLRESAFLLKGIKITLTDERTTPAKHDEFHFERGIQEFVEYLNEGKHTLGPVMYFDGSKEGIEVEVAAQYNDGYTENTLSFVNNVRTKDGGTHESGFRSAWTKAFNEYAKKVGLLKGKDKKLDGNDVREGLSAIIALKIPEELLQFEGQTKGKLGTPEARSIVDSIISDKLIYFLMENGDFAQQLVQKAIRAQQARDAARKARDESRGGNKKRKKERLLSGKLTPAQSKDAAKNELFLVEGDSAGGSAKQGRDRKHQAILPLRGKVLNTERAKLPDIMKNEEISTMIYTVGAGVGSDFNIKDANYDKIIIMTDADDDGAHIQILLLTFFYKYMRPMIEAGRVYIALPPLYKVQKKVGKKERIAYAWTNSEMEQEVKAFKKPYTLQRFKGLGEMNADQLWETTMDPESRTLIQVHIDDAKLADRRVTTLMGDKVAPRRDWIEHNVQFNLEEDGSILDNTAK, via the coding sequence ATGGCAAAATCAAAACAAGAATATGATGATTCTTCCATTCAAGTTTTGGAAGGATTAGAAGCCGTTCGTAAGCGGCCGGGGATGTACATTGGATCCACTAACGGTAGTGGGCTACATCACTTGGTCTACGAGATCGTTGATAATGCCGTTGATGAGGCATTAGCAGGATATGGTGATGAAATTAATGTTACGATTCATAAGGATAATAGTTTAACCGTCGTTGATCATGGCCGGGGAATGCCCGTTGGAACCCATGTTTCTGGCAAACCCACTCCTGAAGTAATCTTGACGGTCCTCCACGCAGGGGGAAAATTTTCTGAAAACGGTGGTTATAAAACCTCTGGTGGATTACATGGGGTTGGATCAAGCGTTGTTAATGCGCTTTCCACTAACTTAACGGTTACGATCGTTAGGGATGGTCGGAAGTATCAAGAAAAATTTGAAAACGGTGGTAAGCCCATCGGTACTTTGAATGATTTGGGTAAAACTAGTGAGCATAGCGGGACAACGGTGACTTTCAAACCAGATCCAGCTATTTTTACGACCACCGTTTTTAATTACGACATTTTAAAGGAACGGTTACGTGAATCAGCTTTCTTGCTAAAGGGAATCAAGATCACGTTGACCGATGAACGAACGACTCCAGCCAAGCATGATGAATTTCATTTTGAACGGGGAATTCAGGAATTTGTGGAATACCTAAACGAAGGCAAGCATACCTTGGGTCCGGTCATGTATTTTGATGGATCTAAGGAGGGGATTGAAGTTGAAGTAGCCGCTCAATACAATGACGGATATACTGAAAATACCCTTTCATTCGTCAATAATGTTAGGACCAAGGATGGTGGGACCCACGAATCAGGGTTCCGGAGCGCTTGGACTAAGGCCTTTAATGAATATGCTAAAAAGGTAGGACTATTAAAGGGGAAGGATAAAAAGCTGGATGGAAACGATGTTAGAGAAGGGCTATCAGCAATTATTGCCTTAAAGATCCCTGAAGAACTATTACAGTTCGAGGGGCAAACAAAGGGAAAGCTAGGGACTCCTGAGGCGCGTTCCATCGTTGATAGCATCATTAGTGATAAGTTAATTTACTTTTTAATGGAAAACGGCGACTTTGCTCAGCAATTAGTTCAAAAGGCAATTCGAGCTCAACAGGCGCGTGACGCTGCTCGGAAAGCGCGGGATGAAAGTCGCGGTGGTAATAAAAAGCGTAAAAAGGAACGGCTGTTATCAGGTAAGTTAACCCCTGCTCAATCTAAGGATGCCGCTAAGAATGAATTGTTCTTAGTGGAAGGGGATTCAGCCGGTGGATCTGCTAAGCAGGGACGTGATCGTAAGCATCAAGCCATCCTTCCATTACGGGGGAAGGTCTTAAACACTGAACGGGCAAAGCTACCTGATATTATGAAGAACGAAGAAATTAGTACCATGATCTATACCGTTGGTGCTGGGGTCGGTTCTGATTTTAATATTAAAGATGCTAACTATGATAAAATCATCATCATGACCGATGCTGATGATGATGGTGCCCACATTCAAATCCTATTGCTGACCTTCTTTTACAAGTACATGCGACCAATGATTGAAGCGGGGCGCGTCTATATTGCATTACCACCACTGTATAAGGTGCAAAAGAAGGTTGGTAAAAAAGAGCGAATTGCATATGCCTGGACTAATAGTGAAATGGAACAGGAAGTAAAGGCATTTAAGAAGCCATACACCCTACAACGCTTCAAGGGATTAGGTGAAATGAATGCAGACCAACTCTGGGAAACGACCATGGATCCTGAGTCACGAACGTTGATTCAAGTCCATATCGATGATGCTAAATTAGCAGACCGGCGGGTCACTACTTTAATGGGTGATAAGGTCGCTCCTAGACGTGATTGGATCGAGCATAATGTTCAGTTCAACCTAGAAGAAGACGGCAGTATTTTAGATAATACCGCTAAATAG
- a CDS encoding manganese-dependent inorganic pyrophosphatase, with the protein MSKELIFGHQNPDTDAIDAAKAYAYLQTKLGYDVEAVALGELNDETKFVLDYFDEPAPRVISAAKPEVDSVMLVDHNEFQQSVSDIKDVTVTHVVDHHKVGNFETEKPLYMREEPLGCTSTIIYKLFKENNVEVPAKVAGLMLSAIISDTLLLQSPTTTETDRQAVAALAKIANVDYKEYGIKMLKAGTNVDGRSADELVDEDAKSFTMGGKSVRIDQINVVDLQDILKRTDEIKAAMEKASQANGFDLYLVLVTNVLDSNSALIVTGEPKAAAEKAFNGKLDANDVMNLPGVVSRKKQVVPPLTEAME; encoded by the coding sequence ATGAGCAAAGAATTAATTTTCGGACACCAAAATCCAGATACCGATGCAATTGATGCTGCTAAGGCATACGCATATCTACAAACTAAGTTAGGTTACGATGTTGAAGCCGTTGCACTAGGTGAATTAAACGACGAAACTAAATTTGTGTTAGATTACTTTGACGAACCAGCACCCCGGGTAATTTCAGCTGCTAAACCAGAAGTTGATTCCGTAATGCTAGTTGATCACAATGAATTTCAACAGAGTGTTAGTGACATTAAAGATGTTACCGTAACCCACGTAGTCGATCACCACAAGGTCGGTAATTTCGAAACTGAAAAGCCACTTTACATGCGTGAAGAACCCCTTGGGTGTACTAGTACCATTATTTATAAGCTCTTCAAGGAAAATAATGTGGAAGTTCCAGCTAAGGTAGCTGGATTAATGCTTTCAGCAATTATTTCAGATACGTTATTATTACAATCACCAACGACTACTGAAACTGATCGTCAAGCCGTAGCAGCACTAGCTAAAATTGCTAATGTTGATTACAAGGAATATGGAATTAAGATGTTAAAAGCCGGGACTAATGTTGACGGTCGTTCAGCTGACGAATTGGTGGATGAAGATGCCAAGTCATTCACCATGGGTGGCAAGAGCGTTCGAATCGACCAAATCAACGTAGTGGACTTACAAGACATCCTAAAGCGGACTGATGAAATTAAAGCTGCAATGGAAAAGGCAAGCCAAGCAAATGGCTTTGACCTATACCTAGTGTTAGTAACGAACGTCTTGGATAGTAACTCTGCATTGATTGTCACTGGTGAACCTAAGGCTGCTGCAGAAAAAGCATTTAATGGTAAATTAGATGCTAACGACGTAATGAACCTTCCAGGAGTGGTATCCCGAAAGAAACAAGTGGTCCCACCACTAACTGAAGCCATGGAATAA
- the xerA gene encoding site-specific tyrosine recombinase/integron integrase: MKKEEIIKKFIHYIQIEKQYSSETIRAYENDLKEFNKIAIGKQNKSLLTVNEIDVENYLNYMHNKGDQRNTILRKVSSIRSFYNYLIKSDITKNQPFEYVHLKKKQNRLPKFLYPNEIKELFKSAHNGTNEALIPRNIAILELLFSTGLRVSECAALTISHIDFNNRIMDIWGKGNKQRFVPFSQETLQALRVYIRTTRQTLMNDYHQDHGYLFINHHANPITTRGIEYILDAILKNSSINGNIYPHMFRHTFATDMLNNGADLRSVQELLGHSSLSTTQIYTHVTKENLLKNYNQFFPRSKE, encoded by the coding sequence ATGAAAAAAGAAGAAATAATCAAAAAATTCATTCATTATATTCAAATTGAAAAACAATACTCCAGTGAAACCATTCGCGCATATGAAAATGATTTAAAAGAATTTAACAAAATTGCCATCGGGAAACAAAATAAATCGTTACTAACAGTCAACGAAATTGACGTAGAAAACTATTTGAACTATATGCATAACAAGGGCGATCAACGTAATACCATTTTAAGAAAGGTCTCATCAATCCGGTCTTTTTATAACTATCTAATCAAGAGTGATATTACTAAAAACCAACCATTTGAATATGTGCACTTGAAAAAGAAACAAAATCGATTACCCAAGTTCTTATATCCTAACGAGATTAAAGAATTGTTTAAATCAGCTCATAATGGAACAAATGAGGCATTAATTCCAAGAAATATTGCTATACTAGAATTGTTATTTAGTACTGGGTTGCGGGTAAGTGAATGCGCAGCATTAACCATTAGTCACATTGACTTTAATAACCGTATTATGGATATTTGGGGAAAGGGGAATAAGCAACGTTTTGTACCCTTCAGTCAGGAAACTTTGCAAGCCCTAAGAGTCTACATTAGAACAACGCGGCAAACCTTAATGAATGATTACCATCAAGACCATGGGTATCTGTTTATTAATCATCATGCTAACCCCATTACTACTAGGGGAATTGAGTATATTCTAGATGCAATCTTAAAAAATAGTTCCATAAATGGTAATATTTATCCACATATGTTCAGGCATACGTTTGCAACTGACATGTTAAATAACGGGGCGGATCTAAGGAGTGTTCAGGAGTTATTAGGGCACAGCAGTTTATCCACTACTCAAATCTATACCCACGTAACTAAGGAAAATCTATTAAAAAATTATAATCAATTTTTCCCACGATCAAAGGAATAA
- a CDS encoding aldose 1-epimerase family protein has protein sequence MEFTLLNDDLTIKVNSKGAELNSVKGANGIEYLWQAEPNFWCRHAPILFPIVGRLKNDKYEYEGKQYSMGQHGFARDMEFKLSEQTNDSITMVLNSDSDTKAMYPFDFQLFVKYTLEQKTLKVNLTVVNSDDKTMYFSVGAHPAFNVPLTTGTFSDYQLNVIPNEIFDQVPLQNSLSNAKSGNEIDLKSPLGISRTLFKNDAVILNLNSNPVEIKLTNAHNSDDHGVSLQTKDAEYMGLWSQYPQDAQFVCIEPWWGIADDVDTDGLLIHKKGIKDLAAGARFNTQFDITVH, from the coding sequence ATGGAATTTACTTTATTAAATGACGATTTAACAATTAAAGTCAATTCAAAGGGGGCCGAGCTTAATAGTGTCAAGGGTGCTAACGGAATTGAGTACTTATGGCAAGCTGAGCCTAATTTTTGGTGTAGACATGCACCAATCTTATTTCCAATCGTGGGGCGTTTAAAAAACGATAAATATGAATATGAAGGTAAGCAATATTCAATGGGTCAACATGGTTTTGCCCGTGATATGGAATTTAAATTAAGTGAACAAACTAATGATTCGATTACGATGGTATTGAATTCTGATTCAGATACTAAGGCAATGTACCCGTTTGATTTTCAATTATTTGTGAAGTACACGTTGGAGCAAAAGACCCTTAAGGTTAACCTAACCGTTGTAAATTCAGATGATAAAACGATGTACTTTTCAGTTGGTGCACATCCCGCATTCAACGTCCCATTAACCACCGGTACATTTAGTGACTATCAATTGAACGTGATCCCCAATGAAATTTTTGATCAAGTCCCACTGCAAAACTCATTGAGTAATGCAAAAAGTGGAAACGAAATTGATTTGAAGTCACCATTAGGGATTAGCCGAACTCTTTTTAAAAACGATGCGGTTATCTTAAATCTCAATAGTAACCCCGTGGAGATTAAATTAACCAATGCTCATAATAGCGATGACCATGGCGTTTCATTGCAGACAAAGGATGCTGAGTACATGGGACTTTGGTCTCAATACCCACAAGATGCTCAATTTGTTTGTATTGAGCCGTGGTGGGGCATTGCCGATGATGTTGATACAGATGGCCTCTTAATCCATAAAAAGGGGATTAAGGATTTAGCTGCAGGTGCGCGGTTTAATACTCAATTCGATATTACGGTCCATTAA
- a CDS encoding WxL domain-containing protein, translating to MLKKTKKTLLISSTLGILATAGTTGLFAHADSAATQQSANVAVTPGSLAASASNITFSSVAVSDIANSNTSAKATAAQLATDDNRGLGAIGWNVTVSVNSLTDSSNKDSLNGSINFAPTSANNSASVNSGATAKIGDPSTIQVVQGSNEGHTITNLDPVMNLNQNTSVVATSYSASINWTINGSTSTSAATSSSN from the coding sequence ATGCTCAAAAAAACAAAGAAGACCCTCTTAATCTCGTCAACGTTAGGAATATTAGCAACAGCTGGAACTACTGGATTGTTCGCCCATGCGGATTCAGCAGCTACTCAACAATCTGCGAATGTTGCAGTTACCCCAGGAAGCCTTGCTGCATCAGCTTCTAATATTACATTTAGTAGTGTTGCCGTTTCTGATATTGCAAATAGTAATACATCGGCAAAGGCAACTGCTGCGCAATTAGCAACTGATGATAATCGTGGACTAGGGGCAATTGGTTGGAACGTGACTGTTTCAGTGAACTCACTTACTGACAGTAGCAATAAGGATTCACTTAATGGGAGTATCAATTTTGCACCCACTTCTGCAAATAATAGTGCCAGCGTTAATTCCGGTGCAACCGCTAAAATTGGTGATCCTTCAACAATTCAAGTGGTTCAAGGGTCGAATGAAGGGCATACCATTACTAATTTAGATCCAGTGATGAATCTAAACCAAAACACGAGCGTAGTAGCGACTTCATACTCTGCTTCCATCAATTGGACGATTAATGGCAGTACTAGTACCAGTGCTGCTACTAGCAGTAGTAACTAG
- the parC gene encoding DNA topoisomerase IV subunit A produces MKNGQTIERLTLEDIMSERFSRYSKSIIQERALPDVRDGLKPVQRRILYAMNKDGNTYNKGFRKAAKSVGNVMGNFHPHGDSSIYEALVRMSQDWKLREPLIEMHGNNGSMDGDPPAAMRYTEARLSKIAGEMLRDIDKDTVDWVLNFDDTEYEPVVLPSRFPNLLVNGATGISAGYATDIPPHNLGEVIDAVIALQKNPDASLDELMKYVKGPDFPTGGIIQGIDEIKKAYQTGKGRIAVRSKTAIEALRGNKQLIRVTEIPYEVNKLQLVKQIDEIRIAKKIDGIAEVRDESDRNGLSIAIELKRDVDSKGILNYLFKNTDLQVSYNFNMVAIDNMRPERLSLKRALDSYLKFQRSVVKKRTQFDLNKALARQEIVEGLIKALSILDQVIKVIRGSKDKSSARHNLIEQFDFTNNQAESIVNLQLYRLTNTDVTQLNQEAAELAKRIERFRAILADPKQLDLVLRNELRSIKKAYASKRLSQIEAEIENLKISTKVTVPDEDVIVLVSDDGYLKRSSIRSYRASEVNENGLKSDDHPIFMQQLNTRDHLMMFTNKGHLIYRPVFEITDTRWKDTGEHISQTIGLANDEKIIKTVAFKHLNESGSFLIATSDGYVKLTEFAKLLPGRTYKSHASVYEKLKHPDANVVTVEYIDANVKHHQLVVASREGMATRYALSEVSFSGAKSTGVRAMDLRDDDQVVGCQLASEDSVMAIITQRGAYKNLPVAEIPLAGRGRRGVIILKALKAQPHEITGFVSIQPDTMNTALHIFTDRRRVHDVVPVDHPMSERYSNGSFVVDVKTEGQPVSIQKPLN; encoded by the coding sequence TTGAAAAATGGACAAACAATTGAACGGCTAACGCTTGAAGATATCATGAGTGAACGATTTAGTCGTTACTCCAAATCGATTATTCAAGAAAGAGCGTTACCTGACGTTCGTGATGGCTTAAAACCAGTTCAACGTAGAATTCTTTACGCAATGAATAAGGATGGTAATACTTACAACAAGGGGTTCCGGAAGGCTGCTAAGTCAGTTGGAAATGTAATGGGTAATTTCCATCCCCATGGTGATAGCTCCATTTACGAAGCATTGGTGCGAATGAGCCAGGACTGGAAATTACGAGAACCCTTAATTGAAATGCACGGGAACAACGGGTCAATGGATGGTGATCCACCAGCAGCAATGCGGTATACCGAAGCTAGACTTAGCAAGATTGCCGGTGAAATGTTACGCGACATCGATAAAGATACTGTTGATTGGGTCTTGAATTTTGATGATACCGAATATGAACCGGTGGTTTTGCCATCCCGATTCCCAAACCTATTGGTCAACGGGGCGACTGGAATTTCAGCCGGATATGCAACTGATATCCCACCGCATAATTTAGGGGAGGTCATCGATGCGGTCATTGCCTTACAAAAGAATCCCGATGCATCCCTGGATGAATTAATGAAATACGTCAAGGGGCCCGACTTTCCGACTGGTGGCATTATTCAGGGAATCGATGAAATTAAAAAGGCTTACCAAACCGGTAAGGGGCGGATTGCAGTACGTTCTAAAACGGCCATCGAAGCATTGCGCGGGAACAAGCAATTGATTCGCGTCACTGAGATTCCATATGAAGTGAATAAACTACAGTTAGTTAAGCAAATTGATGAAATCAGAATTGCTAAGAAGATTGACGGGATCGCTGAAGTCCGGGATGAAAGTGACCGTAATGGGTTATCGATCGCAATTGAATTGAAGCGGGATGTGGATTCAAAGGGAATTTTAAACTACCTTTTTAAGAATACGGATCTTCAAGTATCATATAATTTCAACATGGTCGCGATCGATAACATGCGACCAGAACGGCTCTCGTTAAAACGGGCGTTAGACTCATACCTTAAATTCCAACGATCAGTGGTTAAGAAGCGGACTCAATTTGATTTAAACAAGGCATTAGCCCGGCAAGAAATTGTAGAGGGACTAATCAAGGCATTATCAATCTTAGATCAAGTTATCAAGGTGATCCGGGGGAGTAAGGATAAATCATCCGCTAGGCATAATTTGATTGAACAATTTGATTTTACTAATAATCAAGCTGAATCAATCGTTAACTTACAACTGTACCGGTTAACCAATACTGATGTCACCCAGTTAAATCAAGAAGCAGCAGAATTAGCTAAACGAATCGAACGGTTCAGGGCTATTTTAGCGGACCCGAAGCAATTAGACCTGGTCTTAAGAAATGAACTACGGTCTATTAAGAAGGCGTATGCTTCTAAGCGATTGAGCCAAATTGAAGCTGAAATTGAGAACCTTAAGATCAGTACGAAGGTCACAGTTCCAGATGAGGATGTAATTGTCTTAGTTAGTGACGATGGTTACCTCAAGCGGAGTAGCATCCGTTCTTATCGCGCTTCAGAGGTCAATGAGAACGGCTTGAAGTCAGATGACCATCCCATTTTTATGCAACAATTAAATACTCGTGACCACTTAATGATGTTCACCAACAAGGGGCATTTGATCTATCGGCCGGTCTTTGAGATCACCGACACCCGTTGGAAGGATACTGGCGAACACATTTCTCAAACGATTGGATTGGCCAATGACGAGAAAATCATCAAGACGGTTGCCTTCAAACATCTAAATGAATCCGGCAGTTTTTTGATTGCTACGAGTGATGGGTATGTAAAATTGACTGAATTTGCCAAGCTATTACCGGGCCGGACTTATAAGAGTCACGCTAGTGTTTATGAAAAGTTAAAGCATCCCGATGCTAACGTGGTAACGGTTGAATACATTGATGCTAATGTTAAGCACCATCAATTGGTGGTGGCCAGTCGCGAAGGGATGGCGACCCGGTATGCGCTCTCAGAAGTCTCCTTTAGTGGCGCTAAGAGTACCGGAGTCCGTGCAATGGATCTCCGCGATGATGATCAAGTTGTCGGTTGTCAATTAGCTAGTGAGGATTCAGTGATGGCCATAATCACTCAGCGGGGAGCATATAAGAACCTTCCAGTCGCTGAGATTCCCCTAGCTGGTAGAGGACGGCGTGGCGTGATTATCCTAAAGGCCCTCAAGGCACAACCACATGAAATTACCGGGTTCGTTTCGATCCAGCCCGATACAATGAATACGGCTTTGCATATTTTTACCGATCGGAGACGTGTTCATGACGTAGTTCCAGTTGACCATCCTATGAGCGAGCGATATTCAAATGGCTCATTTGTAGTTGATGTTAAAACGGAGGGGCAACCAGTTTCGATTCAAAAACCTTTAAATTGA
- the hslU gene encoding ATP-dependent protease ATPase subunit HslU: MEAIDKTPKQIVKELDNYIIGQDDAKKAVAVALRNRYRRMHLSKSMQEDITPKNILMIGPTGVGKTEIARRLAKIVNAPFVKVEATKFTEVGYVGGDVESMVRDLVENAVKEVREERFERVASQAAKQANERIAELMVPDDNQQANQNADMKSMMDMLNQIQKGKMPTEQDQPKHQPVSQAVKDKRAQVLKELELGQLEDKMVEIEMDDPKQSVSQQNNMLGQMGIDLNDTLGNMLPKKKIKAHLKVAEAREILIREESEKLVNDADLYREAINRTQNTGIIFIDEIDKIVGGKSQNKGEVSREGVQRDILPIVEGANINTKYGLVDTSHILFIASGAFAESKPSDLIAELQGRFPIRVELDSLSKEDFVNILTKPNNALIKQYVALIGTDNIKVTFTIESIQKIAEIAYNVNRDVQNIGARRLHTILEKLLEDLLFEGPDMEMGDITITEHYVEDKVGHLAKDQNLSQFIL, from the coding sequence ATGGAAGCAATTGATAAAACACCAAAACAAATTGTTAAAGAATTAGATAACTACATCATTGGCCAAGATGATGCTAAAAAAGCAGTAGCCGTTGCATTAAGGAACCGCTATCGAAGAATGCATCTTTCTAAGTCGATGCAAGAAGATATTACCCCTAAAAACATTTTAATGATTGGACCAACTGGAGTTGGTAAGACCGAAATTGCAAGACGGCTTGCTAAAATTGTTAACGCACCATTTGTAAAAGTGGAAGCAACTAAATTTACTGAAGTTGGGTATGTTGGTGGTGATGTTGAATCAATGGTTCGGGACTTAGTTGAAAATGCTGTTAAAGAAGTGCGAGAAGAACGCTTCGAACGGGTCGCTAGTCAAGCAGCAAAACAAGCAAATGAACGCATTGCCGAATTAATGGTTCCAGATGATAATCAACAAGCAAATCAAAATGCTGATATGAAGAGCATGATGGATATGTTGAACCAGATTCAAAAGGGGAAAATGCCGACGGAACAAGATCAACCCAAACACCAACCAGTTAGCCAAGCAGTTAAGGATAAACGTGCGCAAGTCTTAAAAGAATTAGAATTAGGCCAACTCGAAGATAAGATGGTTGAAATTGAAATGGATGATCCTAAGCAATCAGTATCACAACAAAATAACATGTTGGGACAAATGGGTATTGATTTAAACGATACCTTGGGAAACATGCTGCCAAAGAAGAAAATCAAGGCCCACTTAAAGGTGGCTGAGGCTCGTGAAATTTTAATTCGTGAAGAATCAGAGAAACTGGTTAATGATGCCGATCTATACCGGGAAGCCATTAACCGGACCCAAAATACTGGAATCATTTTTATCGATGAAATTGATAAAATTGTTGGTGGAAAGTCACAAAATAAGGGTGAGGTCTCAAGAGAAGGAGTTCAACGAGACATTTTACCAATCGTTGAAGGAGCTAACATCAATACTAAGTATGGACTAGTGGATACTAGCCATATCCTATTTATTGCATCTGGAGCATTTGCCGAAAGCAAGCCTAGCGATTTAATTGCTGAGCTTCAGGGCCGCTTTCCAATCAGAGTTGAATTAGATTCTCTTAGCAAGGAAGACTTCGTCAATATTTTAACAAAACCGAACAATGCTTTGATTAAACAGTACGTAGCATTGATTGGTACTGATAATATTAAGGTCACTTTTACCATCGAATCAATTCAAAAAATTGCTGAAATTGCGTATAATGTAAATCGTGATGTTCAAAACATCGGAGCTAGAAGGCTTCATACAATTCTAGAAAAACTATTAGAAGATTTACTATTTGAAGGTCCCGATATGGAAATGGGAGACATTACGATTACTGAACATTACGTTGAAGATAAGGTCGGACACTTAGCAAAGGATCAAAATCTATCACAATTCATTCTATAA
- the msrA gene encoding peptide-methionine (S)-S-oxide reductase MsrA: METAIFAGGCFWCMVKPFDTIPGIEKVVSGYTGGHVPNPTYEQVCSHTTGHTEAVKITFDPDKISYKQLVEIYWHQTDPTDASGQFQDRGDSYRPVIFVNSPEQRAVAEQSKEDLQNSGMFDQPIVTQIEDAQPFYPAEDYHQDFYKKDPLRYVMEEAGGREAFKKRHWNEK; encoded by the coding sequence ATGGAAACTGCAATTTTTGCTGGTGGTTGTTTTTGGTGCATGGTAAAACCATTTGATACGATTCCTGGAATTGAAAAGGTGGTATCTGGATATACTGGTGGGCATGTTCCTAATCCAACTTATGAACAAGTATGTAGCCATACCACTGGGCATACTGAGGCCGTTAAAATTACTTTTGATCCAGATAAAATTTCATACAAACAATTAGTTGAAATTTATTGGCATCAAACTGATCCAACTGACGCTTCAGGGCAATTCCAAGATCGTGGTGATAGTTACCGCCCGGTTATTTTTGTTAATAGCCCTGAACAAAGAGCAGTTGCTGAACAATCCAAAGAAGATTTGCAAAATAGTGGGATGTTCGATCAACCCATCGTGACCCAAATTGAAGATGCTCAACCATTTTATCCTGCTGAAGATTATCATCAGGACTTTTATAAGAAGGATCCACTCCGTTACGTAATGGAAGAAGCAGGTGGTCGGGAAGCCTTTAAGAAACGTCATTGGAATGAAAAATAA